A region from the Lycium barbarum isolate Lr01 chromosome 8, ASM1917538v2, whole genome shotgun sequence genome encodes:
- the LOC132607933 gene encoding uncharacterized protein LOC132607933 has translation MVTLKGKHLELFHTEQQKMNKIMFVTLVYAKCDAIARLALWNSLYVLADGMVAPWLIGAGFKGSPFTWWNGRSDGQCIFKRLDGMLYNNLMQQWYGLIEVDHLARTGFDHAPLLLSCNEQQHQFIRPFKFLKFWVDHESFQSVVTQNWHAEAEREVFLSFKKKVNKINVVLSALSRHVFGDIFKQLTIRKNIVRIKEQLFEESPTEVNRMLLQRAQAELKRYLYYEEEFWRQILAMIALLRGIETLDFFHNIVNGRRKRTLIRRIQNADGNWTESVNEIADEAISFYQKKFSQDSMQNFQSEMAILDHIPSMISQEENAHIVAIPTMEEVKQAVFELSGDSASGPVTPRSFSITHTNLVLLPKKNEVESFSDMRLISLSNFINKVISRVVHNKLEKALPRLISANQSGLVKGRNIIENVLLTQEIVSDIRLRDDTLVFASADAKSLELIMDTLKAYEDNSGQLINKRKSSFYMHSKVCNVLLQQVEKLTGGKAILIKSVLQSVPIHILLAIRPPKCVIKEIHQIFAKFFWSSKEDVKSRHWAAWLKICFPVEESGLGFRSLFDIAKALNVKLWWRFRTSNSLWENFLWNKYCKKQYPQYVTWKGGSQVWQMVLEARDNIEQEIWWETHSGTANIWYDNWTKLGALHYIVPNDFISDDSIEDVSHFITEDGWNEELMHHYLPEEIASHVVKELKVHIEEGQWDKP, from the exons ATGGTAACTCTAAAGGGCAAGCACTTAGAGTTATTCCATACAGAGCAGCAAAAG ATGAACAAGATCATGTTTGTCACCTTGGTCTATGCAAAGTGTGATGCAATAGCAAGATTAGCTTTGTGGAATAGTCTTTATGTTCTAGCTGATGGGATGGTAGCTCCATGGCTGATAGGGG CTGGTTTTAAAGGAAGCcctttcacttggtggaatggaagatCTGATGGGCAGTGTATCTTCAAAAGGCTTGATGGAATGTTATATAATAATTTGATGCAGCAATGGTATGGTCTCATTGAAGTGGACCATCTTGCTAGGACTGGATTTGACCATGCTCCTTTGTTGTTATCCTGTAatgaacaacaacatcaatttattAGGCCTTTCAAATTTCTGAAGTTTTGGGTAGATCATGAATCTTTCCAATCAGTTGTAACTCAGAACTGGCATGCAGAAGCGGAAAGGGAGGTTTTCTtatcttttaaaaagaaagtgaaTAAAATTAATGTTGTTTTATCAGCATTGAGCAGGCATGTGTTTGGGGACATATTCAAGCAGTTGACTATTAGAAAGAACATTGTGAGAATTAAAGAACAGTTGTTTGAAGAGTCTCCTACTGAAGTTAATAGAATGTTGTTACAAAGAGCACAAGCTGAACTTAAGAGATACTTGTACTATGAAGAGGAGTTTTGGAGACAAATTCTAGCTATGATTGCTTTGTTGAGGGGGATAGAAACACTAGATTTTTTTCACAATATTGTCAATGGTAGGAGGAAAAGAACTCTGATTAGGAGGATTCAAAATGCTGATGGTAACTGGACAGAAAGTGTTAATGAGATAGCTGATGAGGCCATCTCCTTTTATCAGAAGAAATTCAGTCAGGATTCAATGCAGAACTTTCAATCCGAAATGGCTATATTGGATCATATTCCTAGTATGATTTCACAGGAGGAAAATGCACACATTGTTGCTATCCCAACTATGGAAGAGGTTAAACAAGCTGTGTTTGAATTATCAGGGGATAGTGCTAGTGgtcctgttacaccccgtagtttc TCTATTACTCATACAAACTTGGTTTTGTTGCCTAAGAAGAATGAAGTGGAAAGCTTTTCTGACATGAGGCTTATTAGCCTTAGTAACTTTATCAATAAAGTTATCTCTAGAGTGGTTCATAACAAATTGGAGAAGGCCCTACCTAGATTGATATCTGCCAATCAATCAGGTTTGGTAAAGGGCAGAAATATCATTGAGAATGTTTTACTAACCCAAGAGATTGTTTCTGATATAAGGTTAAGAG ATGACACCTTAGTTTTTGCTTCAGCTGATGCAAAATCATTGGAGCTAATTATGGATACTTTGAAGGCTTATGAAGACAACTCTGGTCAGTTGATTAATAAGAGAAAAAGTTCTTTCTACATGCATTCTAAGGTCTGCAATGTATTACTGCAGCAAGTTGAGAAGCTCACTG GAGGCAAGGCAATATTGATCAAGAGTGTGCTTCAGAGTGTTCCTATCCATATTCTATTAGCTATAAGGCCTCCAAAGTGTGTGATCAAGGAGATTCATCAGATTTTTGCTAAGTTTTTCTGGTCTAGTAAAGAGGATGTAAAGTCTAGACATTGGGCTGCCTGGTTAAAGATATGTTTTCCAGTTGAAGAAAGTGGATTAGGATTCAGGTCCCTTTTTGATATAGCAAAGGCTTTGAATGTTAAACTATGGTGGAGATTCAGGACTTCCAACTCtctttgggaaaacttcctttgGAATAAATACTGCAAAAAGCAGTATCCACAATATGTTACATGGAAAGGAGGATCTCAAGTATGGCAAATGGTGTTAGAAGCTAGAGATAACATTGAACAAGAGATCTGGTGGGAAACACATAGTGGTACTGCTAACATCTGGTATGATAACTGGACTAAATTAGGAGCATTACACTATATTGTTCCTAATGACTTCATTAGTGATGACAGTATAGAGGATGTGAGTCACTTTATTACTGAAGATGGATGGAATGAGGAATTGATGCATCATTATTTACCTGAGGAGATTGCTAGTCATGTTGTAAAGGAGTTGAAAGTCCATATTGAAGAAGGTCAATGGGACAAGCCCTAG